The Streptomyces sp. SS1-1 genome has a segment encoding these proteins:
- a CDS encoding family 16 glycoside hydrolase, translated as MHPRLFRRARRRLTPLLLGALLVGGVLAAPPSAAAPADIPPQEPGVTLRVFDTQVPLSKLCTLKPGQTPNHDKLMPTVDWSTTGDFGGFGGFGDNFSAEVSGYLVIPDDGSYAFRLTSDDGSRLTIDDRTVIDHDGLHGAEPKDGSVQLTAGSHPFRIDYFERGGDQRLALAWKPPSASDFTIVPTEALSTDAGVVRVTAPGRKECESGADSPGDGLPLTDVRPDLTLTDLRPDGFEPQVTGMDWLPDGRLAISTWGGSETTTGEVYLLGNVTGETSRDKVTVKKVASGLREPIGIKYVDGSLYVSQKHELTRLVDKNRDSVTDEYRTVATWPYGGNFHEFAFGLLYRDGYFYVNLSVAIDYGGATTTPQPAPGRGTTYRINRKTGKIQPIAGGLRTPNGIGWGPGGDIFTTDNQGGWLPASKLVHIKRDRFFNHYTEPSGPFDDRPVTEPVLWLPQNEIANSPSTPLYLTKGRFAGQMLIGDVTYGGLQRAYLEKVKGQYQGAVFRYTQGLEAGVNRITMGPDGAVYAGGLGADGNWGQEGKLKFGLQKLTPNGGNTFDIKEMRAVPGGFDLEYTQPLSQETVDKLASRYRAEQWRYTPTSDYGGPKIAEERLDVRSATLAKNGRTVRLRLDGLKPGRVVHVRSPRPFASASGEKLWSTEAWYTLNALPGEQPRAATLYEAEEARLTGTAGVNRDHGGYSGSGFVDRYGTEGKAATTFDVTVPRAGDYDVGLRYSNGPNPFQGTKALSLYANGKRLRQTRLPSTGDWETWSTRTERVTLKKGHNTVAYRFDAGDDGHVNLDLITVRPHGARVTLFDGTAASQSQWQHTDGRVTEWPLTEGKSMEVCCGDLRSKEAYQDFALHVEFRVPHLPDDVTGQDRGNSGVYLQDRYEVQILDSYGDTTLDTNEAGAIYEKKAPDVNAATAPETWQSYDITFRAARYDTDGTKTADARVTVVWNGRKVHDDVAIDGPTGGGRPEAASAGAIRLQDHGNKVRYRNIWVQPL; from the coding sequence ATGCATCCACGGTTGTTCCGCCGTGCCCGAAGAAGACTCACTCCCCTTCTCCTCGGCGCCCTGCTGGTCGGAGGCGTCCTGGCCGCGCCCCCGTCCGCCGCCGCCCCCGCCGACATCCCGCCACAGGAACCCGGCGTGACCCTGCGGGTGTTCGACACCCAGGTCCCGCTCAGCAAGCTGTGCACCCTCAAGCCCGGCCAGACACCGAACCACGACAAGCTGATGCCGACCGTGGACTGGTCCACGACCGGCGACTTCGGCGGCTTCGGCGGCTTCGGCGACAACTTCTCGGCGGAGGTGTCCGGTTACCTCGTGATCCCGGACGACGGCTCCTACGCCTTCCGGCTCACCAGCGACGACGGCTCACGGCTGACCATCGACGACCGGACCGTCATCGACCACGACGGTCTGCACGGAGCCGAACCGAAGGACGGATCGGTTCAGCTCACCGCCGGTTCGCACCCGTTCCGCATCGACTACTTCGAGCGGGGCGGCGACCAGCGCCTCGCACTGGCCTGGAAACCACCCTCCGCGAGCGACTTCACCATCGTGCCGACGGAGGCGCTGAGCACGGACGCCGGCGTGGTCCGGGTGACCGCTCCCGGCCGCAAGGAGTGCGAGTCCGGCGCGGACAGCCCCGGCGACGGGCTGCCCCTGACGGACGTACGGCCCGACCTCACCCTCACCGACCTGCGCCCCGACGGCTTCGAACCGCAGGTCACCGGTATGGACTGGCTGCCCGACGGACGCCTGGCCATCAGCACCTGGGGCGGCTCGGAGACCACGACCGGCGAGGTGTACCTGCTGGGCAACGTCACCGGGGAGACCAGCCGCGACAAGGTGACCGTCAAGAAGGTGGCGAGCGGTCTGCGCGAGCCCATAGGCATCAAGTACGTCGACGGCTCCCTGTACGTGTCGCAGAAACACGAGCTGACCCGGCTCGTCGACAAGAACCGTGACTCGGTGACGGACGAGTACCGCACGGTGGCGACCTGGCCGTACGGCGGGAACTTCCACGAGTTCGCGTTCGGCCTGCTGTACCGCGACGGCTACTTCTACGTGAACCTGTCCGTCGCCATCGACTACGGCGGCGCGACGACCACCCCGCAGCCGGCGCCCGGCCGGGGCACCACGTACCGGATCAACCGGAAGACCGGGAAGATCCAGCCGATCGCGGGCGGTCTGCGCACCCCCAACGGCATCGGCTGGGGGCCCGGCGGCGACATCTTCACCACCGACAACCAGGGCGGCTGGCTGCCCGCCTCCAAGCTGGTCCACATCAAGCGGGACCGCTTCTTCAACCACTACACCGAGCCGTCCGGCCCCTTCGACGACCGACCGGTCACCGAACCGGTGCTGTGGCTGCCGCAGAACGAGATCGCCAACTCCCCCAGTACACCGCTGTATCTCACCAAGGGCCGGTTCGCCGGGCAGATGCTCATCGGCGACGTCACCTACGGCGGACTCCAGCGCGCCTACCTGGAGAAGGTGAAGGGCCAGTACCAGGGCGCGGTGTTCCGCTACACCCAGGGACTCGAAGCCGGCGTCAACCGGATCACGATGGGCCCGGACGGCGCCGTCTACGCGGGCGGGCTCGGCGCCGACGGCAACTGGGGACAGGAGGGCAAGCTGAAGTTCGGGCTGCAGAAGCTCACTCCCAACGGCGGCAACACCTTCGACATCAAGGAGATGCGGGCTGTCCCCGGCGGCTTCGACCTGGAGTACACCCAGCCCCTGTCGCAGGAGACCGTGGACAAGCTCGCCTCCCGCTACCGGGCCGAACAGTGGCGGTACACGCCGACGTCGGACTACGGCGGCCCGAAGATAGCCGAGGAGCGGCTGGACGTCCGCTCGGCGACCCTCGCCAAGAACGGACGGACCGTCCGGCTACGCCTCGACGGACTGAAACCCGGCCGTGTCGTACACGTGCGCTCCCCGCGGCCGTTCGCCTCCGCGTCCGGCGAGAAGCTGTGGAGCACCGAGGCCTGGTACACGCTCAACGCCCTGCCGGGCGAACAGCCGCGGGCCGCCACGCTGTACGAGGCGGAGGAGGCACGCCTGACCGGGACGGCCGGGGTGAACCGGGACCACGGCGGCTACTCGGGCAGCGGCTTCGTCGACCGGTACGGCACCGAGGGCAAGGCGGCGACCACGTTCGACGTGACGGTGCCCAGGGCCGGCGACTACGACGTCGGCCTGCGCTACTCCAACGGCCCCAACCCCTTCCAGGGCACCAAGGCCCTCTCCCTGTACGCCAACGGCAAGAGGCTGCGCCAGACGAGGCTTCCCTCGACCGGCGACTGGGAGACCTGGTCCACCCGGACGGAACGGGTCACCCTGAAGAAGGGGCACAACACCGTCGCGTACCGCTTCGACGCCGGTGACGACGGGCACGTCAACCTGGACCTGATCACGGTCCGCCCGCACGGCGCGCGCGTCACCCTCTTCGACGGCACCGCCGCGTCGCAGAGCCAGTGGCAGCACACCGACGGACGCGTCACCGAATGGCCCCTCACCGAGGGGAAGTCGATGGAGGTGTGCTGCGGCGACCTGCGCAGCAAGGAGGCGTACCAGGACTTCGCACTGCATGTGGAGTTCCGGGTGCCGCACCTGCCCGACGACGTCACGGGCCAGGACCGGGGCAACAGCGGCGTCTACCTCCAGGACCGCTACGAGGTCCAGATCCTCGACTCGTACGGTGACACGACGCTCGACACGAACGAGGCCGGCGCGATCTACGAGAAGAAGGCGCCGGACGTCAACGCGGCCACCGCGCCGGAGACCTGGCAGTCGTACGACATCACCTTCCGCGCGGCCCGCTACGACACCGACGGCACCAAGACGGCAGACGCGCGCGTCACCGTCGTCTGGAACGGCAGGAAGGTCCACGACGACGTCGCGATCGACGGCCCGACCGGAGGCGGCCGGCCGGAGGCCGCGTCGGCGGGCGCCATCCGCCTCCAGGACCACGGCAACAAGGTGCGGTACCGCAACATCTGGGTCCAACCGCTGTAG